From Anaerotruncus rubiinfantis:
GCGGTCAGCATGATGATGCCGACCGAAGCGTTTTTTTCCCGAATGCGGCGGCAGACTTCAAAGCCGTCGATGCCGGGCATCATCACATCGAGCAGAACCACGTCAAAATAGGTGGGATTGCGGTCAAAGATCTCCATGGCATCTTCGCCGTTTGGGACATCCACCACCTCATAGCCGGAGCGTTTGAGATTGATGACTTCAAAATCACGGATGACGTCCTCATCCTCCACGACCATAATTCGTTTCATATCTGGAAAACCACCTTTCAAGTGAGATAGCTGCATTAGGTAAGCATTACAGCAGCCGGAACATCCGCTGCAGTTCGGTCAGAGTGATTGAAAGCTCCGGGTCGGCCGAATCCGGTGGTACATAACCGTAATAGGTAAACGCGCCGCGGGTTTCAAAAATTTTGTAGTTATCGAGGAATTTATCTTGGTAGTCTTTCTGGGAAACCACCCGAATGCGCGCGAGCTCTCCCGCGATGCCAAGCAGCGGCTCGTCGAGTTCCGGATCGTATTTGATAAAGCTCCACTCGCCGTTTTCACTCTGGTTGACCACCGTGACGCGGCCAATCCATTCGGGCGGAAATTCCACCCGGTAGCCGCCGGAACGGTTCGAGTGGTTAAAGACACCCGCATAGACCCGGTGAAACCGGCTGCCAGAAAGCTGGTTATATTCGGTGAGATAGATGGGGTCCACTTCCTTGTCGGCGTCCTCGTAGCCGGGCAGGAGCGAGCTGGTGGGGATTTCAATGACTCCGTCGCCGTTGATATCCATGCAGATTGCGGTTTCATCCGCGCGGCGGGTCTGTTCGTAAAGGGAGGACGCCTGCTCCATTTCCTCCTCGGTGAGTTCCGAGCCTTCCTCCTGGGCATACTCCAGATCATAGCCGATGACTGGCACGAGGACCCGGTCTGAAATGGTGAACACCTCGGTGACCAGCTCCCCCCCGCCAATCATTTCGTCGATGAAGATTGCCTTCTGTGGGTTGGCGAGGGTCAGCTGCCCCGAAGTGGTGCCCGCGAAATGCAGGATCGACTCGGAGAGCGGCAGTTCGCTGGTGATGGTGACGTTGTAGCCGTCATAGGTGACCAGCTTGATCCAGGAGGACTGCGCGCGGGTGCCGGAATCCCGGCTGAGCATGCAGATATCGGAAAGCCCGTCGGCGTTGAAATCGTCGATCAGGTAGGCGTTGTAGGAGGTGTCCGAGCGGTTGCTGTCAAGGATGCTCTCGAGCTCGCCGTCCTCGTAGGAGTAGACGTTCATCTCCATCTCTTCACGTTCCGCGCTCGACCATCCGATGATGATATCGTCCTGCGGCCGTCCGGAGATGCGTGCGAAATCGATGAACTCAACGTCCCGGTCGACGCCGGCCTTTTCGCAGACCGAGCGCCATTGGCCGTCGATCCGGTCCATGATCGAAAGGCGGGTGTAATCGTTGAAGTTGACCGCGTAAAAGACGATGGCTTCCTCTTCGCCGTCGCCGTCGATGTCATGGAACACAAAGGCTGAACGGTAGTCGCCGGTCTTGGGATATTTGAAGCTAATGTTGGAGGCGATAACCGCGTCGTGCAGCGCGTCGTCGATCTCCTTCTGTTCGGCGGTGAGACGCGGCGGCTTCATCAGCTCCTCCGTGACCGGATTGAAACCGGAACAGGCGGACAACAGCGTGCACAGCGCCATGAGCGCCCCCAAAAGCCAAAGCTTTTTTGCCATCCCGGTTCCCTCCTTTACTGTTTCACATAGATAAACTCAGTTTATAGCAAAATGGCTGTTCTGTCAACGAAAGCGTGCCGGAATATCCCGGCGGCCAAAAACAGTTTTGACGCGCAAAGAGCTCAAAATACAGGAAAGCCGCCGCCCGCAGGCGTCGGCTTTCAAAAAAAGTTTACGGTTTGGAAAAATAAGACACCGGGTTTGGCGATTGCGCCGTCGGGGGAAAGGTGGTAAAATAATTTTATTCGATCATTTGCGGGGCGCGGGCGGATAGGCGATGCGCGCCTCGGAATTCTGGATGAGGTTTAAAAGTGAGGACGCGAACAGCGGGTATTCCTTCGAAAGCGCCTCAGTCGTGACATAGAGCGGGTCGACGTTCGGGATGCGTTCCATCTCGGCGGCCGGGTCGCCTTTGGAGATTGACTGCGCGTTTGCAAAGCAGATGTCCATCGCGGCCCCGGCATAGGGCTGCGCGACCGTTTCCGGCACAGTGAAAAGGGCGCTCTGATTGCGCGGGTTCGCGCCGTAGACCAGCCGGAACATCCGGTAGACCGCCAGCATCAGATAGGACGAAACCTCCCCCACCAGCGGTTTGCAGCTGCTGCGCGAGAGCAGGTCGAAAAGGATATTGAGCGAATTGGCTATGAGTTTTTTGTTGAGCACCGGCAGAACGCCCGCCTTAAAAACGTTTTCCTTGCCGGTCGCATCCGGTTCGGGGATATCCTCCACCGTCAGTTTGGAGCCGGTACGGTCGGGAGAGCGGCCAAGCATATAGTCGCAGGAAACGCCGTAGAAATCGGCGCAGCGGATCAGGAAATCCAGCCCGCATTCGCGGATTCCCTTCTCGTAGTGGGAAAGCAGCGCCTGGGAGATGCCAAGCTTGGACGCGGCCAGCTTCTGGCTGATCCCGCGCTCTTTGCGCAATAAGGTCAGGACTCTTGGAAAATCAGCGTTCATTTGTCAATACCCCTCAAAAACCTTTTCTCTTTTTATATCAGAACCCGCAAAAAGCGGGCCCACAAGGTCTTTTACGTATTGTAAATTATATAATACCCAAAACCTTTTGTAAATAGTCGATCCCGAATATTATCAATATTTGTAGAATAAAGTAAAAAAGGGGCGCTTGATTTATGCTAACATACAAAATCCACCTGATCCGGCACGGTCTGACACAGGGGAACCTCGACGGGCGGTACATCGGCATGACTGACCTGCCGCTCTGCGGAGAAGGCCGCCGCCAGCTGGAGGAGCTGCGCCGCGCCTGTGAATACCCGCAGGTGGACCGGGTTTTTGTCAGTCCGCTGCTGCGTGCGAAGGAATCGGCTGAGATTCTCTATCCCGACCGGTACACCGAAGTGGTGGACAAGCTGCGCGAACTCGATTTCGGCGCGTTTGAAAACCGCGCGATCAGCGACTTGGAGCGCGATCCGGATTTTCAGAGGTGGATCTCATCCCCACCGGACACAAAGGCGCCGGGCGGCGAGAGCGGCGCGGACCTGCAGGGCCGCGCGGTCGAAGCGCTCGCGTATATCTTTGCGCAGATGATGGAGAAGCGTGCCGCCTCCACGGCGGTTGTAACCCACGGCGGGCTCATCATGAATCTGCTTGCGGCGATGGGGCTGCCGCAGCGGGAAGCGGTGCGCTGGAACGTGCAGCCTGGCCGCGGCTATACGATCCTGCTGACCCCGCAGATGTGGATGCGCGACCACAAGTTTGAGGTCTACGCGCAGATTCCCTATGAGGAGGAACGGGAGGTTGACGAGCCGTTTTTTGTCGACCGGGAATGAATCAGGTGGAAACGCTGGACTTTTTTACATTGCAGTGATAAAATGAACGGAAATGTTATTCAGAAGGAATTTTCAACGCAAAGGGGTTTTTAATATGCAAGAGATAAAAATCTGTGTGCTGGAAGGCGACGGCATCGGCCCGGAGATTGTGAGGCAGGCGGTCAAGGTGCTGAAAGCTGCCTGTGAAGCGTCCGAAATCCAGCTCACCCTCGACTATGCGCTGCTCGGCGGCGCGGCGATTGATGAAACCGGCGTACCGCTGCCCGATGAGACGGTCGCGAAGTGCAAAGCCGCTGACGCGGTGCTGCTCGGCGCGGTCGGCGGGGAGAAATGGGACAACCTCCCCTCGAACCTGCGCCCGGAAAAGGGCCTGCTCGGCATCCGTTCGGCGCTCGGGCTGTTTGCCAACCTGCGTCCGGCGTCCATCTATCCGGCGCTGAAGGCCGCGTCGCCGCTCAAGGATGAAATTGTCGGCGCTGGTGTGGACATACTAGTTGTCAGGGAACTGACCGGAGATGTCTACTTCGGGGAGCATAACCGCAAACAGGAAAACGGATTCGAGGTCGGATATGACATCATGCAGTATGCCACCTGGGAGATCGAACGGATCGCGCGGGTCGCGTTTGAGCTCGCGCGCAAACGCCGGGGCCGGGTCACTTCGGTGGACAAGGCGAACGTGCTGGAAACCTCCCGGGTCTGGCGCGAGACAGTCACCCGCGTGGCAGAGGAATATCCGGATGTATCCCTTTCACATATGTATGTCGACAATGCGGCCATGCAGCTGGTGCGCAACCCGGCGCAGTTCGATGTTCTTGTCACCGGCAATATCTTCGGCGATATCCTTTCGGATGAAGCTTCGATGATCTCCGGTTCGATCGGGATGCTCGCCTCCGCCAGCCTAGGCGGGGGGACGCTCGGCCTTTACGAACCGATCCATGGCAGCGCGCCGGATATCGCGGGCAAGGGACTTGCCAATCCGCTGGCCACCATCCTTTCGGTGGGCATGATGATGCGCTACACTTTCAATCGGCCGAACCTGGCGGACGCGATTGAACAGGCGGTTGAAGAATCGCTCGGCGCTGCGCGCACCGCTGACATCAGGGATGCGTCCCTGCCGGTTTACACCACCGAACAGATGGGAGACTATGTGGCTGGCCAGGTGGCGCGGCTGCTCAAGTAACCCTGGACATCCATAGGAGGAAAACATTATGGGCTTATCAAAAATGCTGAAATCCAACGCGAAACACGCCATGTCAGGCGCGTGGGGGCGCGCGGTGGGGATTCTGTTCATCGCGGCAATCCCCACGCTGCTTATCAACCTGTTGGAATATGCCATCCGGCTGGTGAGCGGCGTGCCGGAGTTCGTTGACTACGCTGGGACCCCAAACGTCGCATTTGACGACCTTTCCAACCTGGCGCTGGCTTCGTCGCTGATTTCGGTGCTGATCCTCATCCTGATGTTTATCATCACCACGCCGCTGCAGCAAGGAGTCCTGCGCTGGTACTACCGCCGCACCGGCGGAGAAGATGACGGCGTTTCCGCTGTTTTCTATTATTTTGAAACTGCGAAGGATTACTTCAAGTCCTTTTGGCTTTATTTCCAGATCGGCCTGCGGATGCTCCTGTGGGAGATCCTGCTTGCGATCCCGCTTTTAGCGGGCGGAGGGGTGCTTGTCTATGCGATGCGCGGTCTTGATGGGGAGCTGCCGCCGGTCGTTAAGCTGGCCGCCGGCATTCTGGCGGTTATCTGGGTGACCATCATGGCGATCCTCAGCGTAATGATCTCGCTGCGGTACATGCTCGCGCCGTATATTTTGGCGGAGCATCCTGAAATCAAGGTGCGCAAGGCAATCAAACAGGGCGTCCGGCTGGTGAAGGGCTACAAGGGAAGCCTGTTTGTATTCGGGCTTTCATTCATCGGCTGGTACCTGCTCTGCATCTTTATTGTTCCCGCATTTTTCGTTGTGCCCTATGTGGCGTCGTCGTTCGCAATGTACGCGCGTTACCTGATCGCACGCGGCGAAATGGAACTCGCGCCGGAAGGAGGCAATGCGACACGGGAATATAAACCGGAGATCGACCATTATGTTGAGACGCAGGATGCTGCGAGCCAGTCCGCGTCCCAAGAACCGCAGCCGGTGGTCTATCCGCCTGCTGCACAGGCGCAGGAGCTGCCGCCGGATCCGCAGAAGCCGGAAGACCGGGAAGACCAGCCCTGAAAAAATGGATATAAAAAAGCCTCGGAGCCAAGCTGCTCCGAGGCTTTTTAAATTTCCTTTCCCAATAAATCCCACATCACATCAAATAAAAGAGCTTCAGTCAATTTCCGCAAGTTGTTTGACGCAGTCGGCACAGACATTTCGTCCTTTGAAGTTGACAACGTTGATTGCGCTGTTGCAGAAGATACAAGCCGGTTCATACTTCTTCAGAATGATATGGTTGCCGTCCACATAGATTTCCAGTGAATCCTTCTCGTTAATATCCAGTGTACGCCGCAATTCGATCGGAAGGACGATCCGCCCGAGCTCGTCGACTTTGCGCACGATACCGGTAGATTTCATGAACATACCTCCTTTCCAGTAAAACCTTTCTTTCAATATATCGTAAAAATGGAAAAATGTAAATAAAATAGATCGTAAAGATTTGCTAATTGTGAGATCTGGACAAACATAAGCAAAGAAACTGTGTAATAGTAATATAAATAATCGAGGTGGTTAGCGGATATGAATCTCATCTTTGGCGGAATGATTCTTTTTTCATTTGTGTTCGCCTGTCTGACAGGCCGGATCGATCAGCTTTCCCAAGCGGTGCTCGAACAGTCCCAAGGCGCGGTAACACTGGTTTTGTCGTTGCTGGGAATGCTTTGCCTCTGGAGTGGGCTGATGAAAGTTGCGCAGGAAGCGGGTCTTACGAAACATTTGTGTAAAGCGCTTTCACCCATCACCAGAATTCTTTTTCGCGGGCTCGATCCGAACGGAGCGGCGGCCAGCGCCATCTCGATGAATATGGTGGCAAATCTGCTCGGTCTTGGCAATGCGGCCACGCCGCTGGGTATCAAGGCGATGTGTGAAATGGCGAAGGAGGAACACGCAGGGATCAGCGCAACCAACAATATGGCGATGCTGGTCGTGCTGAACACCGCCTCAATCCAGCTCATTCCCACGACCACAGCGCTGCTGCGCATGCAGAACGGTTCTGCCGCGCCGATGGAAATCCTGCCGCCCGTGTGGATCGCCTCGGCGGTATCGATTACAGTAGGGGTTGTGATGGCGCGGCTGCTCGCGCCGTTTTGGAGGTGAAGGGATGAACGGGATGCTGATGAACTTGGGAACGCTGATGGTCCCGCTGACCGTTGCGGGGATTATCGGCTATGCCTTTGTAAAAGGCGTCCCGGTCTTTGAAACCTTTGTGGAAGGCGCGAAGGAGGGGCTCGAAGTCGCGGTGAACATCCTGCCCGCGCTGGTGGGACTGATCACCGCGGTTGGGATGTTCAAGGTATCCGGCGGACTCGATCTGCTCACCTGGGCGCTCGAACCGTTTGGGAAGCTGCTTGGCCTGCCGCGGGAGGTGCTGCCGCTGGCGCTTTTGCGGCCGGTTTCGGGCAGCGGCGCGCTTGTAATCTTTAACGACCTGATCTCTACATACGGCCCGGACAGCTTGATCGGCCGGATTGCGAGCGTGATGCAGGGCTCCACCGAGACCACGTTCTATACCATTGCGCTCTATTATGGCGCCGCCGGGATCAAAAACACCCGGCACACGGTCCCGGCGGCGTTGTCCGCCGATCTGACGGGGTTCATCATGTCGGCGTTCATGGTACGGCTGTTCTTCTATTGATGCGCGTTTCGCCGCGCCATCGCTTTATGCGCGTTTCGCCGCGCACCACGAGGCCCTTTCTTGCTCGTGCAAGAAAGGGCCGAAAGAACACGCCGAAGGGGCTAGCCGCCCCTTCGGAAACCCCGCAGGCGCCTTGCCAGAACCTGCGCCGTCTATGCATCCAATGAAACGGTCAGCTCAGGACTGAATGCTGTGCTATGCGCTCCCCGCATTTATCTGTCCGGAATCTCATTTCAAAGTTTTACTCGATTTTTTTCAAAAAATTGCGGGGGTCACGGGGGCAGCGCCCCCGCGGCTTGCGCCGCAGCGCCACTTGAAGCGATTTTTCGGTTCCTTTTTCAAGAAAAAAGGAACGAGGAGCGGTGCTTAAATTCTGAGGGCACATATTGTCCTAAATCCACACAACATCCCCGTCACATGATATACTGGTCGCGGTGATGAAAATGATTCTAAGAATCCGGGACCTGCGCGAAGATCATGACAAAAAGCAGCGGGAGATTGCAAAGATCCTATTCGTCGCGCGGAACACCTATTCCTCCTATGAACGGGGGCTCCGTGTGTTGTCGCTGGAATTGGCCGTCAAGCTGGCGGTCTATTACGACATCAGCCTGGATTATCTTGTCGGCCTGACCGACATCCCAACCCCGCCGCCAAGAAAGAAATAAAAACGGTCCATGCGTTCGCATGGACCGTTTCCGTTATCCGTTTGCAAGCTCGGCCTGCACCTTTTTCGGTAGGGCTTTCAGCATGGTCTGATAGGATTCCCGCAGCATTTCCTCCACAACCTCGTTTGGAACCGTCCCTTCGAGATGCAGCGAGTTCCAATGCGCTTTGTTCATGTAGTAACCGGGCACGATGTCCGCCGGATACTGCTTGCGCAGGAGTTCCCCATAGGGCGGCTCCAATTTCATGGTGAAGATCGGCCTGCCTTCCTTATTGGAAGCCATCATGGCGAACATCTTTCCGCCGAGGAAATACCGGTTTGCATCCCATTCTGGTTTGTAATCCTTTGTCACACCGTGCATTTTCATGCAGAAACCGTCGATCCACTCATAGTTCATCTTTTCAAATCCTTCCGCTTATTAAAAACGGCGGCCTGGAATCTCCCGGGCCGCCGTTTTGTTTTTATCGGGGCAGAAAACCGATTTTTTTGTAGACCTTGTCAAGCGTGCGCTGGGAAAGCGCAAGCGCACGTTCTGCGCCCGCTTTGTAGCACTGCTCGAGATATGCTTTATCCTTCATATAAGCGTCGAACCGCTCGCGCACCGGGCGCAGCGTTTCGGCGACCGCTTCACCGACCGCCATTTTGAAGTCGCCGTAGCCTTTGCCGGTAAATTCGTTTTCAATTTCCTCGTAGGACTTGCCAGTGACCACCGAATAGATTGACATCAGGTTGTTGATGCCGTCCTTGCCGTCGCGGTAAGCGACCAGCGCCTCCGAATCGGTGACAGCGCTTTTGAACTTTTTAATAATTGTCTCAGGCTTGTCAAGGATGGCGACGAAGGATTTCGGGTTGTCGTCCGATTTGGACATCTTTTTGGTCGGGTCCTGCAGCGACATGACCTTTGCGGCAGTCTTGGGGATGTAGCCGTCCGGAATGGTGAACACATTCCCATAGATACCGTTGAAGCGCTGCGCGATGTTGCGGGCAAGCTCGAGATGCTGCTTCTGGTCGATGCCGACGGGAACGAGATCCGCCTGATAAAGCAGAATGTCCGCGGCCATCAGCACCGGATAGGTGAAGAGGCCCGCGTTGACGTTTTCCGGATGCTTTTGGGATTTATCCTTGAACTGGGTCATGCGGGAAAGCTCGCCGAACTGGGTGTAGCAGGAGAGCACCCAGGAGAGTTCCGCGTGGGTTTTCACATGGCTCTGGATGAAGGCGATCGATTTTTCCGGGTCAACGCCGCAGGCCAGGATCAGCGCGTAGGCGGCCAGCGTGTTCTCGCGCAGCGCTTTGGCATCCTGCCGAACGGTGATCGCGTGCTGGTTGACGATCGAATAACAGCAGTTGTATTCATCCTGCAGGGCGACCCAGTTTTTTACCGCGCCCAGATAGTTGCCGAGCGTCATGATGCCGGTGGGCTGGATGCCCGAAAAGATAATCTTTTTATGTTCTTTTTGAACCTGGGTATTTTCCATCAATAACAACCTTTCTGTGTGCGGTTAAAAAAGTTCGCGGGTCAGCTTGCCCAGCCGTTTGATGCCTTCGACGATGCCTTCGTCAGTTGGAGTGGTGAAGTTCATGCGGAACGACCGGCAGGGGTCGGTTTCTTTTGCCAGAAACGCTACGCCAGGCACGACCGCGACCTTTTCCGCGATGCCGCGGTTGCAGAAATCGATCATGTCCGCGCCTTTGGGCAGGGTGCACCAGAGGAACATACCGCCCTCTGGACGGGTGTAGGCGATGCTCGGCGCGAATTCCGCCTGGATGCCGTCGAGCATCAGCGAAAGCTTACCGCGGTAGAGGCTGCGGATCTTCTCGATATGCGCCGCGAGGTCGCAGGTGGAAAGGAACCGCTCGGCGATCATCTGTACGAGAATGGGGGTGTGGACATCGGCGCACTGTTTGCCGACGGTCATCTTTTCGATGATCGGTTTCGGAGCCAGCACAAAGCCGACGCGGATGCCCGGGGCGAGGATCTTCGAGAAACTGCCGATATAGATGACCTGGCCCGCGTCGTCGAAGGATTTGATTGACGGGAGCGGCGTACCGGAATACCGCAGGTCGCCATAGGGGTTGTCCTCGAGGATCATGACATTATATTTTTTGGCGAGCCGCAGAACTTCCCGCCGTTTGGCCTCACTGGTGGTGATGCCGGTCGGATTCTGAAAATTCGGGATGAGGTAGAGCAGTTTGACGTTCGGCTGTTCCTGCATGGCCTTTTCGAGCTTTTCCAAGTTGATGCCGTCCGATTCCATCTCGACGCCCACGAGGTTGCAGTGGTAGGAGCGGAAGCAGTTGAGCACGCCGACAAAGGACGGGTCCTCGCAGAGCACCGTGTCCCCCTCGTTGACGAGCGCCTTGGTCGCAAGGTCGGCGCCCTGCTGTGCGCCCGAGATGATGATTAGGTCGTTGTCCTTGGTGGGGATGCCATAGTGGTTTTCGAGCATCTCCTTGACCTTTTCGCGCAGCGCCGGATAGCCTTCCGTCACCGAATACTGCAGGGCGCCGATGGGGTTCTCCTGCAGGATGCCGGCGGTGATGCGGCGAACTTCCTCCACCGGAAAAGCGTCTGGAGCGGGATTGCCGGCGGCAAACGGGATGATGGCGGGATTGGCGGTCGCCTTTAAAATCTCGCGCACGAGAGAAGGCTGCATAGCAGCCATCCTGTCAGAAAATTGGTAGTTCATAAATAGGATCCTTTCCGCCGGGTGTCCGGCCTGATTCTTTCACGATTCAAACTACCCCTCATTTTACCACAGGATATCCCGCATTTCAATGCGGGAATGCGGGTTCCTCTGTTTGAATTTTTGCGCAGGGAGCCTGCTTTTCGTTTCCTTTTCCAGGACAAACAAAGACAGTCACTTTAGAATCGTGACTGCCCAATAAGTGGAGGCTATCGATCTTTCCTTCGATAAATCCGTATACCATAAACCAGATAAAACACACAAAGGATGATTCCGGACGGCCCTTCAATATTGATGATCTGACCGGTGTATTGGGTGCTCATATAAATCAACACAGCCCCCACAAAAATGCCTGGAAAGCAGCCCCACCATTGTTTTTGAGTCAAAAGGCCCCCTGAAAGGAACAACAGCGCAACACACCCCCATGCAAAAGGGTTGATGGCACGAAAGCTTCCGAAAAATCCAATGACACAATAAAACAGCAATGCAAGGACTCCCGGGACAAAACAGGTCATTTTTTTCACTCTGTAATACCTTCCTGGTTTTATTCACGATACAGCTGAATTGTTTGCAGTGCAAACGACTGGTGAAATCGGCGTTTCTGCCAGACACCGATGATCAAAAGAGAAAATGCGGGTTCTCCTTGCGGTATGGATGCCGTTTCAGGCGGGTCACAAATTACTGCCCGGATGACTTTGGGACGGGGTCAGTTCGATGGCCTGTTTGCCGGTCATGTGTTCGACCGTCAATTCGACCATGCACAGCCGTGCAAATTGCCGTTCGATCTCCTCCCCGCGGCCCTCTCCCTGATCCGGGGAATACTTTTCCGCGAGCTTATCGATGGCGCGCCTCTTCTGCGCGTCGTCCTCGAGAACGCGGGCCTTTCCAAAGACGATTGCGCTTCTGAAAAGGGTGGTGTATTTTTCAGGAACCACCTGATCCTGATCGATCACGCAAAAGGACACCCGGCCATCTTTTGTAATCGCGTCCAGCTTGTGACCGGTTTTTGCGCAGTGGAAATAG
This genomic window contains:
- a CDS encoding DUF975 family protein yields the protein MGLSKMLKSNAKHAMSGAWGRAVGILFIAAIPTLLINLLEYAIRLVSGVPEFVDYAGTPNVAFDDLSNLALASSLISVLILILMFIITTPLQQGVLRWYYRRTGGEDDGVSAVFYYFETAKDYFKSFWLYFQIGLRMLLWEILLAIPLLAGGGVLVYAMRGLDGELPPVVKLAAGILAVIWVTIMAILSVMISLRYMLAPYILAEHPEIKVRKAIKQGVRLVKGYKGSLFVFGLSFIGWYLLCIFIVPAFFVVPYVASSFAMYARYLIARGEMELAPEGGNATREYKPEIDHYVETQDAASQSASQEPQPVVYPPAAQAQELPPDPQKPEDREDQP
- a CDS encoding helix-turn-helix domain-containing protein, whose amino-acid sequence is MNADFPRVLTLLRKERGISQKLAASKLGISQALLSHYEKGIRECGLDFLIRCADFYGVSCDYMLGRSPDRTGSKLTVEDIPEPDATGKENVFKAGVLPVLNKKLIANSLNILFDLLSRSSCKPLVGEVSSYLMLAVYRMFRLVYGANPRNQSALFTVPETVAQPYAGAAMDICFANAQSISKGDPAAEMERIPNVDPLYVTTEALSKEYPLFASSLLNLIQNSEARIAYPPAPRK
- the trpS gene encoding tryptophan--tRNA ligase, whose product is MENTQVQKEHKKIIFSGIQPTGIMTLGNYLGAVKNWVALQDEYNCCYSIVNQHAITVRQDAKALRENTLAAYALILACGVDPEKSIAFIQSHVKTHAELSWVLSCYTQFGELSRMTQFKDKSQKHPENVNAGLFTYPVLMAADILLYQADLVPVGIDQKQHLELARNIAQRFNGIYGNVFTIPDGYIPKTAAKVMSLQDPTKKMSKSDDNPKSFVAILDKPETIIKKFKSAVTDSEALVAYRDGKDGINNLMSIYSVVTGKSYEEIENEFTGKGYGDFKMAVGEAVAETLRPVRERFDAYMKDKAYLEQCYKAGAERALALSQRTLDKVYKKIGFLPR
- a CDS encoding histidine phosphatase family protein, giving the protein MLTYKIHLIRHGLTQGNLDGRYIGMTDLPLCGEGRRQLEELRRACEYPQVDRVFVSPLLRAKESAEILYPDRYTEVVDKLRELDFGAFENRAISDLERDPDFQRWISSPPDTKAPGGESGADLQGRAVEALAYIFAQMMEKRAASTAVVTHGGLIMNLLAAMGLPQREAVRWNVQPGRGYTILLTPQMWMRDHKFEVYAQIPYEEEREVDEPFFVDRE
- a CDS encoding AbrB/MazE/SpoVT family DNA-binding domain-containing protein yields the protein MKSTGIVRKVDELGRIVLPIELRRTLDINEKDSLEIYVDGNHIILKKYEPACIFCNSAINVVNFKGRNVCADCVKQLAEID
- a CDS encoding aminotransferase-like domain-containing protein; protein product: MNYQFSDRMAAMQPSLVREILKATANPAIIPFAAGNPAPDAFPVEEVRRITAGILQENPIGALQYSVTEGYPALREKVKEMLENHYGIPTKDNDLIIISGAQQGADLATKALVNEGDTVLCEDPSFVGVLNCFRSYHCNLVGVEMESDGINLEKLEKAMQEQPNVKLLYLIPNFQNPTGITTSEAKRREVLRLAKKYNVMILEDNPYGDLRYSGTPLPSIKSFDDAGQVIYIGSFSKILAPGIRVGFVLAPKPIIEKMTVGKQCADVHTPILVQMIAERFLSTCDLAAHIEKIRSLYRGKLSLMLDGIQAEFAPSIAYTRPEGGMFLWCTLPKGADMIDFCNRGIAEKVAVVPGVAFLAKETDPCRSFRMNFTTPTDEGIVEGIKRLGKLTRELF
- a CDS encoding helix-turn-helix domain-containing protein, with amino-acid sequence MILRIRDLREDHDKKQREIAKILFVARNTYSSYERGLRVLSLELAVKLAVYYDISLDYLVGLTDIPTPPPRKK
- a CDS encoding MmcQ/YjbR family DNA-binding protein, with the translated sequence MNYEWIDGFCMKMHGVTKDYKPEWDANRYFLGGKMFAMMASNKEGRPIFTMKLEPPYGELLRKQYPADIVPGYYMNKAHWNSLHLEGTVPNEVVEEMLRESYQTMLKALPKKVQAELANG
- a CDS encoding pyridoxamine 5'-phosphate oxidase family protein, yielding MFREMRRKKQLLSPEETAAILKRGTSGVLAVIGDGGYPYAVPLSYVYADSKIYFHCAKTGHKLDAITKDGRVSFCVIDQDQVVPEKYTTLFRSAIVFGKARVLEDDAQKRRAIDKLAEKYSPDQGEGRGEEIERQFARLCMVELTVEHMTGKQAIELTPSQSHPGSNL
- the leuB gene encoding 3-isopropylmalate dehydrogenase, with product MQEIKICVLEGDGIGPEIVRQAVKVLKAACEASEIQLTLDYALLGGAAIDETGVPLPDETVAKCKAADAVLLGAVGGEKWDNLPSNLRPEKGLLGIRSALGLFANLRPASIYPALKAASPLKDEIVGAGVDILVVRELTGDVYFGEHNRKQENGFEVGYDIMQYATWEIERIARVAFELARKRRGRVTSVDKANVLETSRVWRETVTRVAEEYPDVSLSHMYVDNAAMQLVRNPAQFDVLVTGNIFGDILSDEASMISGSIGMLASASLGGGTLGLYEPIHGSAPDIAGKGLANPLATILSVGMMMRYTFNRPNLADAIEQAVEESLGAARTADIRDASLPVYTTEQMGDYVAGQVARLLK
- a CDS encoding nucleoside recognition domain-containing protein, which codes for MNLIFGGMILFSFVFACLTGRIDQLSQAVLEQSQGAVTLVLSLLGMLCLWSGLMKVAQEAGLTKHLCKALSPITRILFRGLDPNGAAASAISMNMVANLLGLGNAATPLGIKAMCEMAKEEHAGISATNNMAMLVVLNTASIQLIPTTTALLRMQNGSAAPMEILPPVWIASAVSITVGVVMARLLAPFWR
- a CDS encoding spore maturation protein is translated as MNGMLMNLGTLMVPLTVAGIIGYAFVKGVPVFETFVEGAKEGLEVAVNILPALVGLITAVGMFKVSGGLDLLTWALEPFGKLLGLPREVLPLALLRPVSGSGALVIFNDLISTYGPDSLIGRIASVMQGSTETTFYTIALYYGAAGIKNTRHTVPAALSADLTGFIMSAFMVRLFFY